The Peribacillus simplex genome contains the following window.
CATCAAACTCCGTCAAAGATAACACGTTTTGAATGATTGGTATAATATTCTTCGTTTCCAATATCAACGACTGTGGTTTGGCCAATTGTAAGAATTCTTCAACTATCTCATTCACACGATTGATTTCATCCATAATAATTTCTAGATATTCTTGTTTATTTTCATCTGTTTCATCTAATTGCAAAAATTCTGTATACCCTTTCATGGAGGTCAGCGGATTTCGTATTTCATGTGCAACACCAGCAGCAAGCTGACCGACGGCAGCCAATTTATCCTGCCGATGGAGCATTTCTTCCGATTGTTTACGCTCAGTTATATCATGTCTAAGTGCCAAAAATTGAAATGGCTTACCTTCTTCGCTGAAAAATGGAACAATTGTTGTATCGACCCAATAAAAACTGCCATCCTTCGCCCTGTTTCTAATTTCACCTTTCCAAACCTTGCGTTGATGTATGGTCTTCCACATTTCATCAAAAAATTCCTTTGAATGGAATCCGGAATTAACCAAATTATGAGTATGGCCGATCAATTCAGTTCTCTTGTAGCCGGAAACCTCCGAGAACTTTTCATTTACTTCAATAATGACCCCTTTATCATCGGTAATCGCCACTATCGAGGATTGGTTGATGGCATAATGCATATCCTCCAGTTCTTTGATTGAACCCTTTAAAGCATTTTCTGCTTTTTTACGACTGGTAATATCCGAACGGATGGAAATATATTGATAGGGTTTGCCCCTTTTCATAAAAGGAACGATGGTTGTTTCCACCCAATAAACATCACCATCTTTAGCCCGATTGCATATTTCACCATTCCATGTTTTGCCCTGGCTGATCGTTAGCCATAAGTCAGTGAAAAATTCTTTTGCATGATAACCCGAATTGATGATGGAATGGTTTTTCCCTATTAGTTCATGTTCTTCATATTGAGATATTTCCAGGAATTTTTCGTTAACATATGTAATGATTCCTTTTGCATCCGTGATGGCGACGATCGCCGATTGATCTAAAGCATAACGGATATCGCTCACAGTATTATCACTTCTTGCCAACCTCCGGCCTACGATCGTACTTGAAGCAATCAAGCTGGCAAGGATGAACAATGAGACAAAGCAAGTTAGATAAAGCATAAAAGGAGTGAGTGGAACAAATTCACCCGTTACATTTTTACCATCCATCGGTAACACTCTCAAAAAAAGATAGTATCCTTCAATGATTGCCCCGCTCATCATGAGAGTACTGACTGGCTTTAGTGAGGATTGACTTAATTTATTAAAATAAAATAATATTGCTAGCGCTGCTACAAATAAACTAAAGACACTGAAAAGCGTACTGGCGACCAACAATCTGCTAAATTGCAAAGAGTGGTTTAAAGAAGACGTGCCCATAATATAATTGGATAATATCGCCACAGTAAACATGAAACCGCAAAAAACGATTTGCAGTATTTGTGTTTTATATGATATCGCCAATAACCCAACCCCTGCGAGAGCAATCGCTAAAACTAATGAAAAAATTATTGTAAAAAAGTTGAATGCTGCCACCCCAGAATTATCAAGGGTTAATATGACAACAAAGTTAAGCATCCAAATAGCCACTCCCATAGAGCAGCTGCTCCCTATATACAATAGGCGTTTATATTTCTCGGTCGTCAGTAACGATGTCAGTAAATCCAACGCCGTATAACACGCCATTATTAACAAAAGTACCGCAATCATAAAGAGGACAGGATTTGATGCCACAATTGATTGTTCCATTTTTTTCTTGATCACCTCTACCGTTCTATTCTCCTATATTGTAATGGAAATTCATAGTACCTCCAAGGTTTTTTATTTCCTTATTCCTATATATTTACACACAAAATCCTTGGTGTCCCACACATCACATGAAAATGGAGTTTTTTTCATAAATTCAATAAAATGAGAAATACTATTCTTTTGTATAGAGTAAAATAAAAATACATGATAATGACAAGCATTCACAACCTGCTTCATCATCGCATGACATACTCAATAACAAAAAGAATTATTCAGAAACATTTAATTAAGAATGTTAATTTCTTTATTTAATTATACCTATAGGTTTATAATTAAATAGAACGTATATAGAGAGAAGGAGTGGGGGGCATGATTATGTCAGACCTGGCAGGTGCAAGTACAACAGAAATTATGCACAAGAAGACCCAGCATAAAAAATTAACACTGAGACAAATATTACAGAGAGGACTTTTAATTACGATCGGTGCCGTTTTAATGGCTGTCGGCCTCGAGATTTTTTTAGTGCCGAATAACGTAATCGACGGAGGCATAACGGGAATATCGATTATGTTGTCTTACATTACGGGATGGAAACTTGGTATTTTTCTTTTCGTTTTGAATCTTCCTTTCTTTTTTATCGGTTATAAACAAATTGGAAAAACCTTCGCATTATCTACTCTGTATGGGATTTTAGTCCTTTCTATTACCACTGCATTGCTTCATCACGTACCAGCTTTCACTCAAGATATCCTCCTAGCATCCGCTTTTGGCGGAATGATTCTTGGCATTGGTGTTGGAATGGTCATTCGATATGGCGGCTCATTGGATGGTACAGAAATACTTGCTATACTCGCTAGCAAGAAGATCCCTTTTTCCGTTGGGGAGATCGTCATGTTTTTTAATTTATTCATCCTTGGCAGTGCAGGCTTCGTTTTCTCATGGGATCGCGCCATGTATTCGATCATAGCTTACTTCGTAGCTTATAAAACGATGGATATCGTCATCGCTGGTTTGGATGAGTCCAAATTTGTTTGGATTATCAGTGATGAATTTGGTGATATCGGCGACGCCATAATGAATCGCCTTGGACGCGGCGTAACATTTTTAGCTGGCGAAGGTGCTTATTCTGGTGATGATAAAAAAGTCATCTTTTGTGTAATAAACAGGCTTGAGGAAGCTAAACTTAAAGATATAGTCAAAAGCTTTGACCCTTCTGCATTTCTTGCCGTAGGGGATATCGCGGAAGTTCGGGGCGGCCGATTCAAGAAAAAAGATATTCACTAATCATTCACCTGCTTTTTGCTTCAAACAATTGGCAAAAAGATAAAAAAAGCTGAAGGGATAATCCCCTTCAGCTTTTTTTATACAGTCTTAATAGTTTCTTGGATTGTTGATTGCTTGAAGCATTCTGGTGCCGGGTTTCATCTCGCTGCTACATAACGGACAAACGTGTTCATCATTACTTGTAAAGTTATCGCGAATCCAACCTTTGCAATCTTCTGATGTACATTCCCACACCTTTGTTTCTTCAGGAATGATTTCTTCCGTATTATTTCTTCTATACATGTATCTCACTCCTTAGAATTGAATTGACTTCGTCATGCATAACAGATCACAAGCCATAAAGATAAAAGAAGAATAGATGGCGATTAATCTAAATAGTGAGTAAATACCCATTCGCTTAACCATTGATTATTGTTCATTACACCCAAATTTTCCGAGTGGAAAGAACTTAAGATTACGACATGAATTTTTAATGTCTCAGTAACCATTATATCATATATATGCTTTTTATATTTGAGTAAAGATTCTAAAGTAGAAATGATTCCTTAAATCTCAGTTTTTTTTAATCAGATAATAAATGAAACACAGCCCCTGACTTACCCTTCAAGATAATAGAGACTGCGCTGTTCAAGAATCCATTCCATATGGTTCTTCCTGCTCGATCGGATAAACAATTCAAAGTGAATCGAGCATGAGAGTAATTTTAGTGCCAAAACCTAAAACAATGAAAGCCCTGCCTCTCTCCCATCCATACGGTTCCTAGACCGTGCCTGCGAGAATCAGATAAAAGCTTGTAAGTACATGTTTATTAATTAAAACCGTCCGTAATTCCAATTGGGAAAATTAAATTCCAAAAGATAAATGGTACATAGAAGTAAGTTAATGAAGAACAGAAATGGATCGAGGAAAATACTTGGTAATAAGATGTATTTCATTTTTCTAGATGTGTTTAACTTGTTTCTACTCCATCATGAAAATGATGGAAAATTATTTTATTAATAAAAATGTTACTTTAAATTACCCTCCAGCGTTTTCTTAACAACACTGAAATTATATCTTATCATATATATTTATATATGTAAAGCATTAAACCAGATTTCACTCCGGCATACTTCTTTCAAGCAAAAAAAATAAAGAGGCATAATTCACCTCTTTTATTTAAATGCATTATACTCATTTTCAATTTTTGGGAGTTCCCTGACTTCCTCGACTAATTGACTACCGCACATTGGGCAATCATAGTTTTCCGATGCAAAATCTTTTCTCATCCAACCATTACAATCTGCTGATCCGCACGCATATACTATCGTATCTTCCATAACGATTTCTGGTTCCTCTGAATTCTTTTTACCAAAATACATGAGCAACCTCCTCTTTTTTATATAAAGACTCTGATTAAAGGCGCGAAATCCACCTTTTTATCATTCCTAGTATACGCATTAAACCAAATTCTTATTTATTCATTGAAAAAATATTCCAAAAGCCTAATCACCTATGCGTTTTCCAATCCTGCTTTAACCAAGATCGCTTTAATCATAAAGTAGGAAAAGTGCTCAGGTAAGGCTTCTTTTAGCGGTTTTAGTTTTTCAGAATCCAATTGTTTCGCAGTTTCCAATACAAGGTCATACTCTTTATCCGAGAAAATCCCTTCCCATTTGATATCCAAATGTTCCTCTGCACACTTTAATAAATGATTTTCAATTGAAATGGAAGACAGACCTCTCATTGTCCCGATTTCCTTGATTGATTTGCCTTCCTGATATAAGCGATAGCTTTCTAAATGTGATGGCGTAGTGCTTCTCTTTACTGCTTCCTTTGTAACCATTATATTCGTTTCTAATTCAGGATGTGCCTGTACATAATGGGAAATTCCTTCTAGGAACACGGTGCCGAAGCGTTCGAACTTCTGGGTGCCCACCCCTTTTACTTCTAGGAATTCCTGTTCTGTTTTCGGCAGTTTGACGGCCATATCTTTCAAAGATGCATCGGAAAAAATAATGAATGGAGGTACATTTTCCTTACCTGCCAATTCTTTTCTTAACTGTCTCAACTCATTGAATAACCCATGATCTACACTGATGCTGCTTACTTTTTTTATTTCTTTACGCAGGACCTTTTTCTGTCCCAACAGCACTTCCCTGCCAGCATTGGTCACTTTAAGGACTGGAAATTGGCCCCCGGTCATTTCGATATACTGTTTCGCTGTAAGGAAATCAATGAAATCGCCTACATCCTTTGCAGATTGATTATTGATGATTCCATAGGTTGAAAGCTTCTGAAAGCCGAACTCTTCAATTTTCTTATTTCGTGATCCCGTAAGCACTTGGGAGATCATCGTTTTACCGAATCGCTCACCCATTCGCAACATGCATGAAAGGACCATCTGTGCCTGTGTAGTTACTTCAATAGAGTCACGTTTATCTGTACAATTTTCACAATGACCGCAATCCTCAGGATTTTCCTCTCCAAAGTATTGAAGAATGAAGGCTTGCAAACACCCTTCAGTAAAACAATAATCCTTCATTTTGTTCAACTTCTTCAATTCCTGTGATTGCCACTCCTGGGAAGGGTTTGATTGATCAATCAGAAAACGCTGAATCTGCATATCCTGGGGGGAATACAAAAGGATGCATTCACTCTCCAAACCATCCCTTCCTGCACGACCTGCTTCCTGATAATAACTCTCCATGTTCTTTGGAGTTTGGTAATGGATGACGTATCTGACATTAGACTTATCGATTCCCATCCCAAATGCAGATGTCGCTACCATTAAAGGAACGTCATCACGAATGAATTGGTCTTGCTGTTCCGAACGGTCTTGTTCATTCATGCCAGCGTGGTATCGACCTGTCTTGAATCCGGCTTTATTAAGCTTGGCATGCAACGAATCGACTTCTTTCCTAGTGGCTGCATATATGATACCCGACTCATTCTTGTTTTTCTCTATATAGCGCATTAAAAAACGTCCGCGGTTTTCTTCTTTCACAACGGAAAAGAACAAGTTATCTCTTGAAAATCCCGTTGATATTGTATGCTGCCCTGATATTCCGAGCGACTGACAAATATCATCGGTTACATGCGGTGTGGCTGTTGCCGTTAATGCCAGTACAGCAGGAGCTGATGGCATGTTTTTCAATAAGGTCTTGATTTTTAAATAGCTTGGTCTGAAGTCATGGCCCCATTGAGATATGCAATGGGCTTCATCAATGGCCACCAATGAAATGTCCACATTAAATAAATCCTGTTGAAATGCAGCATTTTCCAAACGTTCCGGTGCCACATAAACCAACTTATATCTTCCTTGCTTAATATCGTTCATTCTATTGGATGATTCTAACCCCGAAATGGAGCTATTAAGAAATGTGGCATCAATCCCGTTTTGTTCGAGGGCATCTACTTGGTCCTTCATCAAGGAAATAAGTGGGGATATCACGAGTGTTACACCAGGTAACAAGAGGGCCGGGATTTGGTAACATATTGATTTACCTCCGCCAGTAGGCATGATTCCCGCTGTGTTTATTCCTCCCAACACCTGTTCGATAATCTGTTCCTGACCTTTTCGGAATGACTCATAACCAAAATATTCCTGTAAATATTCACGTGCTTTTTCCATCAATTTACTACTCCTCCTATTTACCTTGTAAGGATCGGTAAGGATCTATTTCTTTCATTGTACCTGCTTTTCCCGTGAACCAAAAGGACAAAAAGAGTAGACACATTAAATCTCCGTGTCTACTCTTTTCGATATATAAACATGTTTTGCATGGATGAATTAATTTAAGACTTGCAATTTAACGTTTTTAACGCCCCAATTCACGGCATCCTTTTCGTTTGGTATAAAAATGTCCACTCTATTTCCTTTGATAGCACTGCCCGTATCTGCTGCCGTGGCGTAGCCATAACCCTCTATATAAACTTTCGATCCAAGTGGAATGACTGATGGGTCCACGGAAATTACTTTAGCATCAGGATTAGCCTTCAAGTCGACCCCTGTGGCTGTTGTACCGCTGCAGCCTTGACAATCAGCCGTATAGGCAGTTGCTCTAACAGTTATCTCTTTTTTAATTCCTGCTTGATCCTTGGAATCATTGTTTGTTTCAGCTGGTTCCGATTGTGCAGCTGGCTTTGATTGCTCTGCTGGCTTTGATTGTTCTGCTGGCTTTGATTGTTCTGCTGGCTTTGATTGTTCTGCTGGCTTTGATTGTTCAACTGGCTTTGATTGTTCTGCTGACTTTGATTGTTCAACTGGCTTTGATTGTTCTGCTGGTGCAGCTTGCTCTGATTTTTGCTCAGGCCCAACACTCGCCGCTTCGACTTTGTTAGCCGCAGGTTTAATGACCAATTCTTGATCAGGATGGATTGTATCTGAATTTAAACCGTTCCAAGATTTAATATCATTTACCGCTACATCATATTTGTCTGCAATTTCCGATAATGTGTCTCCTGACTTGACTTTATAATGCTCTTCTTGAGAAATATGTAAGGTTCCTCCGGCATAAATCATGTCTGAAGACAAATCGTTCCAAGACTTAATATCTTCTATTGATACTTTATATGTTTGAGATATCCCCCATAATGTGTCTCCATCTTTCACTTTGACATCTTCTGCATGTACCGGAATTGTGAAAGCACCGGATATTGCAGCCGCTGCCGCTAACGATAAGATTGATTTTTTCATATGTTGTTACCTCCTTGTGAGCTGCTTTATAAGCTAACGAGTTCAATCTTAACATAGTTTTTTTCTATACAAAGAACAAACAGATAAAGAATAGATGACAAACATCACAGGAAGATAACGGGACTATAACAAGATATTTTAATATTCTGAAAACACATCTTTTTCCAGTTATCTCCCATATCATACTAATGGAGTCATATTATGTATTACCCAAGCATAATAATTAGAGGCTACATCTATACAAAGGAGGTATTTTTTTGACTCGCGAAAAGACTTTTACCTTAGTTAAATCATACAAACCTTTCCATAGTAAATTCGATCCGTGCCCACCTATTGGGAGAAAGTATTTCAGGACACCTCCTAATTTGTATATTAATTTTCAACCGCCGAATTTGGAGCAGTTCACACCGGAGGAAGCTTTGAAATACGGTACACTTTGGAAGTTCTTTTATGATTTCTATGATAATCCATATCGGGAAAGGGAGACGTAAATGAATAAGAAACTGGATGATGAATATTATCAGCTGCTTGAACAAATACAGGCTGCGGATTTCGTACTTGTCGAGTTGACTCATTATTTGGATACACATCCTAACGACCAGCAAGCATTACAGCAATTCAATCAATTTCATGAATATTCCAAACAATTGAAATCGGTTTTTGAGCCTAAATACGGTCCCTTATTGGGTTTTGGAAACAGTCCAGGCGGTGAAAATAAATGGGAATGGGGCCAAGGCCCTTGGCCATGGCAGGTATAAGGAGAGATATCTATGTGGGTGTATGAAAAGAAACTGCAATATCCAGTTAAAGTAAGAGACTGTAATCCTAGATTGGCAAAATATTTAATAGAACAATACGGGGGTGCTGATGGTGAATTGGCTGCAGCACTCCGTTACTTAAATCAACGATATACAATACCCGATAAAGTCATCGGATTACTTACGGATATCGGAACGGAAGAATTCGCTCACCTGGAAATGATTGCCACCATGGTTTATAAGCTTACAAAGGACGCCACACCACAGCAGATGGTTGCAGCAGGTCTTGGCGAACATTATGCGAATCATGATGGTGCCCTTTTCTATCAAAATGCAGCAGGTGATCCATGGACAGCCACATACATCCAAGCTAAAGGCGATCCTATTGCTGATTTATATGAAGATATTGCCGCTGAAGAGAAAGCTCGTGCAACCTATCAATGGTTGATTGACATTTCAGATGACCCGGATATCAATGATTCACTAAGATTTTTAAGGGAAAGAGAGATTGTACATTCCATGAGGTTCAGAGAAGCTGTAGAAATCCTAAAAGAGGACAAAGGGAAAAAAAAGTTTTTTTAATAAAATTCAAATAGAAAAGGCAACGGAAAAGCTTCCGCTGCCTTTTTGTCATTTACGGTCTGAAGAATATGTCCATCCATCTTCCTGGTAAATCTTCTCTTCTTTCATCAGTTTGCCGAGGGCACGTTTGAACGCTCCCTTGCTTAAACCGAAGTGAAATTGGATATCATCAGGTGGTGTTTTGTCACCATAAGGCATAGCACCGCCACGATTCATTAAATAAGTGAAAATGACATCAGCATCTTCCCCCATTAAATCTTGTTTAAAGGGAAATAAAGAAACGTTTAGCGTTCCATCTTCTTTACTATCAATGACGCGCCCTTCAACTAATTCACCAAGACGAGGCTCCTCCTTGCGTTCACTTTCGTGAATGAAGCAGCGATATCCTTCTTCGGAAACAAAGAAAGACCCAACCATAAGCAAACGATAGACATTTCCCTTAACAGTGGTGTTACGGACTCCTTTTAAAGGAGCTTTTACAGCAATCTCCTGGATTACATCTTCCGTAGCAAGTTTACCAAACAGGCGGTCATTGCGATCTGTCTTAAGGGATACATATAGACGATCACCAACCTCAGGCCATAAACGATCAATATTCGGTAGGTCGTCCAGGGATACAAGTATATCTTTGGAAAGGCCGATGTTCACAAAAACACCAAGTTTCCTTTTCACATTGACAACTTCCGCCCAACCATACTGATCAATCTGAATTTCGGGAATCTTCATTGTGGCTGTTAGCCTTGCTTGTTTATCGTGGTAGATGAACACAGTAACTTCATCACCAAGCTCAAGTTCCGTTCCTTCATTCATTTCACTATGATGAAGTAAGACATCTTCTGAACCATCAGTTAAAAACCATCCGAAATCAGCCTTACGTTCCACTTCTAACTCTACAGCCAAACCGGCCTGAATTTTTTGCATGTATATAAATCCTCCTGTAACTTACCTTTACCTACAATTGTACCCAATTATTTATTTTTCCAACATATTTGAATTTATCATTTTTTTGTTGTTCTGTATACCCATTACGGTTTTTTATTTTTTAACCCTTGTCATCTTCGTGGAATGCATGAGGGACTAGAATCTATCCTTGGTTACCATTGCTGAACAAGGTATGCATAATTACTTCGGATAATTGGCTCGGTTTATATGGTTTAACTAAAAAATCCTTAAATCCCAATGAAATACCCTTTTCCCTTTCATCAAGTACCGTCGATACAAAAACGGGAATCTCATTCAAGTCACAGGATCCTTTTAACTCCCTCAGGATTGCCCAGCCGTCCATTTCTCCCTTCTCAAGAAGGATATCTAGTACTATGACATTCATAATCAGGTATTTCGGTGATATAATTTATTGATTAACTGAAAGGAAAAAGAAAACATACATGACAAAAAAATTGTATTACACGTCCACCATGACTTCCGAATGGGATACCACTATCCAGGAGTCCGTTGAAGAAAATGGCTTTTACTACATCACTCTTGAAGAAACCGCTTTTTATCCAGAAGGGGGCGGCCAGCCTTCAGATACTGGCAAGATAGAAGGAATCACTGTTCTGGATATTATAAAAAGCAATGATGGAAAGATTCTGCATAAGACGGAGAGAAGGCCAGATTCAGAAATCGTTCACTGTGAACTTGATTGGCCCCGCCGCTTCGATCATATGCAACAGCATAGCGGCCAGCATTTACTCTCTGCAGTCTGTGTCGAACTGTTTGACTCGAATACGGTCAGCTTTCATCTTGGAAAGGATTATTTAACGATCGATATAACGTCCGAATTTAAATGGACTGAAGTACATACGGCGGCAGTTGAAAAGCAGGCTAATCAATATATTATTGAGAATCGCGAAATACATGCATATTACGTGACAAAGGAGCAATTACAGACACTTCCTGTCGTTAAAATGCCTACTGTGTCCGAAAATATCCGTATTGTTGAAATAGAAGGGATTGAGTATAACCCTTGCGGCGGAACCCATGTAGCTCGAACCGGTGAGATAGGCTTAATAAAGATTTTCAAAACGGAGAAGCAGAAAGATTATACCCGCCTCTATTTTAAGTGCGGCTTCAGGGCATTGAACGAATTTTCCGAAAGTCTTGGTATTCTTTCAGCCTTATCGAATAAATTCAATACCGGACGTACAGAGATATTGAATAGGGTGGAGAAACTGGAGAATGACTATAAGCAGCTACTATCGGTATATGAAAACTTAAAACTTGAAAATGCAAACTTTCTTGCTGACTCTCTGCTTGCAGAAAATGCAGAGGGATTCATCTCTCATATATTCGAAGATAGCTCAATGAAAGATCTGCTTTACCTTGCAGGTACGATTGTAAAAAAGGAAAAGGTTACTGTATTATTAGCATCACGTAAGGAGCAAAAGGTGATTCTTTCGCACAGTGGGTCCTTCCCCTTACATTGCGGAAAATATTTTAAAGCTGAACTCAGTTCGTATAATGGGAAAGGCGGAGGGAGCGAACAGACTGCACAAGCAGGTTTTGCGTCACAAAATGACCTAATGGCATTTTACCAATACACAGTTGAAAGATTAGGCCAAAATTCAGGTGAATAAAACCTCTGCGATATGGGTGATGCCCATTCGTGAAGAACACAGAATTTATTTTTTTCAGAATTAGAAGAGAGAGGACAAATTGTGCCCTCTCTCTTTTTATACTTCTATCTTTAATTTCCGTAACCCTTGTTCTTCAATATGAATATGATATTTTTCTTCGAGCTCCAGGATACGTTTAAAGGCTTCCTCCTGATTATATTCATGGTTTTGCGATTCTTCGGCAAACTCTTTTCTTGCCAAATGATAGGCAAGCTTATCCCTGAATACTCCTTCTTCATACTCATCTATGACTTCATGAAGTTGATCCTCCAATTCCCTGCTTAAATCATATATTTCGTATTCCTTCAAAAACTGGACTCCTTCCATGCCGAAATCTTTGGCAAAGGAATTGAGATACTGTTCAACCTCACTGAATTCTTTATTATTTTCAGTATCGGAAGCAACCCAATATCCGTACTGAACCATTTTGAATAATGTTTCAAACTGTTTCTTGGTAAAATTGATTTTCATTGTCCATTAACCCCTTTTCCGGTTCCTTACACCAAAAAGAATA
Protein-coding sequences here:
- a CDS encoding PAS domain S-box protein, with amino-acid sequence MEQSIVASNPVLFMIAVLLLIMACYTALDLLTSLLTTEKYKRLLYIGSSCSMGVAIWMLNFVVILTLDNSGVAAFNFFTIIFSLVLAIALAGVGLLAISYKTQILQIVFCGFMFTVAILSNYIMGTSSLNHSLQFSRLLVASTLFSVFSLFVAALAILFYFNKLSQSSLKPVSTLMMSGAIIEGYYLFLRVLPMDGKNVTGEFVPLTPFMLYLTCFVSLFILASLIASSTIVGRRLARSDNTVSDIRYALDQSAIVAITDAKGIITYVNEKFLEISQYEEHELIGKNHSIINSGYHAKEFFTDLWLTISQGKTWNGEICNRAKDGDVYWVETTIVPFMKRGKPYQYISIRSDITSRKKAENALKGSIKELEDMHYAINQSSIVAITDDKGVIIEVNEKFSEVSGYKRTELIGHTHNLVNSGFHSKEFFDEMWKTIHQRKVWKGEIRNRAKDGSFYWVDTTIVPFFSEEGKPFQFLALRHDITERKQSEEMLHRQDKLAAVGQLAAGVAHEIRNPLTSMKGYTEFLQLDETDENKQEYLEIIMDEINRVNEIVEEFLQLAKPQSLILETKNIIPIIQNVLSLTEFDARKKKVSLVWDCFYEKILVQCDENRLKQVILNFIKNGMEAMPDGGVIKVITELKEDKVHISITDTGIGMPPEQLKRLGEPFFTTKKSGNGLGLMISFKIIESHLGNVFVESEVNRGTAFNIVLPTKKAFS
- a CDS encoding YitT family protein; this translates as MIMSDLAGASTTEIMHKKTQHKKLTLRQILQRGLLITIGAVLMAVGLEIFLVPNNVIDGGITGISIMLSYITGWKLGIFLFVLNLPFFFIGYKQIGKTFALSTLYGILVLSITTALLHHVPAFTQDILLASAFGGMILGIGVGMVIRYGGSLDGTEILAILASKKIPFSVGEIVMFFNLFILGSAGFVFSWDRAMYSIIAYFVAYKTMDIVIAGLDESKFVWIISDEFGDIGDAIMNRLGRGVTFLAGEGAYSGDDKKVIFCVINRLEEAKLKDIVKSFDPSAFLAVGDIAEVRGGRFKKKDIH
- a CDS encoding cold-shock protein, which gives rise to MYRRNNTEEIIPEETKVWECTSEDCKGWIRDNFTSNDEHVCPLCSSEMKPGTRMLQAINNPRNY
- a CDS encoding cold-inducible protein YdjO-related protein produces the protein MYFGKKNSEEPEIVMEDTIVYACGSADCNGWMRKDFASENYDCPMCGSQLVEEVRELPKIENEYNAFK
- the recQ gene encoding DNA helicase RecQ, whose product is MMEKAREYLQEYFGYESFRKGQEQIIEQVLGGINTAGIMPTGGGKSICYQIPALLLPGVTLVISPLISLMKDQVDALEQNGIDATFLNSSISGLESSNRMNDIKQGRYKLVYVAPERLENAAFQQDLFNVDISLVAIDEAHCISQWGHDFRPSYLKIKTLLKNMPSAPAVLALTATATPHVTDDICQSLGISGQHTISTGFSRDNLFFSVVKEENRGRFLMRYIEKNKNESGIIYAATRKEVDSLHAKLNKAGFKTGRYHAGMNEQDRSEQQDQFIRDDVPLMVATSAFGMGIDKSNVRYVIHYQTPKNMESYYQEAGRAGRDGLESECILLYSPQDMQIQRFLIDQSNPSQEWQSQELKKLNKMKDYCFTEGCLQAFILQYFGEENPEDCGHCENCTDKRDSIEVTTQAQMVLSCMLRMGERFGKTMISQVLTGSRNKKIEEFGFQKLSTYGIINNQSAKDVGDFIDFLTAKQYIEMTGGQFPVLKVTNAGREVLLGQKKVLRKEIKKVSSISVDHGLFNELRQLRKELAGKENVPPFIIFSDASLKDMAVKLPKTEQEFLEVKGVGTQKFERFGTVFLEGISHYVQAHPELETNIMVTKEAVKRSTTPSHLESYRLYQEGKSIKEIGTMRGLSSISIENHLLKCAEEHLDIKWEGIFSDKEYDLVLETAKQLDSEKLKPLKEALPEHFSYFMIKAILVKAGLENA
- a CDS encoding 3D domain-containing protein codes for the protein MKKSILSLAAAAAISGAFTIPVHAEDVKVKDGDTLWGISQTYKVSIEDIKSWNDLSSDMIYAGGTLHISQEEHYKVKSGDTLSEIADKYDVAVNDIKSWNGLNSDTIHPDQELVIKPAANKVEAASVGPEQKSEQAAPAEQSKPVEQSKSAEQSKPVEQSKPAEQSKPAEQSKPAEQSKPAEQSKPAAQSEPAETNNDSKDQAGIKKEITVRATAYTADCQGCSGTTATGVDLKANPDAKVISVDPSVIPLGSKVYIEGYGYATAADTGSAIKGNRVDIFIPNEKDAVNWGVKNVKLQVLN
- a CDS encoding spore coat associated protein CotJA translates to MTREKTFTLVKSYKPFHSKFDPCPPIGRKYFRTPPNLYINFQPPNLEQFTPEEALKYGTLWKFFYDFYDNPYRERET
- a CDS encoding spore coat protein CotJB — its product is MNKKLDDEYYQLLEQIQAADFVLVELTHYLDTHPNDQQALQQFNQFHEYSKQLKSVFEPKYGPLLGFGNSPGGENKWEWGQGPWPWQV
- a CDS encoding manganese catalase family protein, coding for MWVYEKKLQYPVKVRDCNPRLAKYLIEQYGGADGELAAALRYLNQRYTIPDKVIGLLTDIGTEEFAHLEMIATMVYKLTKDATPQQMVAAGLGEHYANHDGALFYQNAAGDPWTATYIQAKGDPIADLYEDIAAEEKARATYQWLIDISDDPDINDSLRFLREREIVHSMRFREAVEILKEDKGKKKFF
- a CDS encoding CvfB family protein codes for the protein MQKIQAGLAVELEVERKADFGWFLTDGSEDVLLHHSEMNEGTELELGDEVTVFIYHDKQARLTATMKIPEIQIDQYGWAEVVNVKRKLGVFVNIGLSKDILVSLDDLPNIDRLWPEVGDRLYVSLKTDRNDRLFGKLATEDVIQEIAVKAPLKGVRNTTVKGNVYRLLMVGSFFVSEEGYRCFIHESERKEEPRLGELVEGRVIDSKEDGTLNVSLFPFKQDLMGEDADVIFTYLMNRGGAMPYGDKTPPDDIQFHFGLSKGAFKRALGKLMKEEKIYQEDGWTYSSDRK
- a CDS encoding response regulator, which codes for MNVIVLDILLEKGEMDGWAILRELKGSCDLNEIPVFVSTVLDEREKGISLGFKDFLVKPYKPSQLSEVIMHTLFSNGNQG